A genomic segment from Pseudomonadota bacterium encodes:
- a CDS encoding CAP domain-containing protein: MITKKILLLVGAMACLALLVACDDDGDGRGPLDAQSDACVDRINGFRATIDLPPLDRWADAEPCADDQAKSDSETGVFHGAFGQCDENAQNECPGWPSYDDVIEGCLQMMWDEGPGEPYEEHGHYINMTNPAYTEVACGFYTTPDGSVWAVQDFR, from the coding sequence ATGATCACAAAGAAGATCCTCTTGCTCGTAGGGGCGATGGCCTGCCTCGCCCTCCTCGTCGCCTGCGACGACGACGGCGACGGCCGCGGCCCGCTCGACGCGCAGAGCGACGCGTGCGTCGATCGGATCAACGGCTTCCGCGCGACGATCGACCTGCCCCCGCTCGACAGGTGGGCCGACGCCGAGCCGTGCGCGGACGACCAGGCCAAGTCGGACAGCGAGACCGGCGTCTTCCACGGCGCGTTCGGGCAGTGCGACGAAAACGCGCAGAACGAGTGCCCGGGCTGGCCGTCCTACGACGACGTCATCGAGGGCTGCCTCCAGATGATGTGGGACGAAGGGCCGGGCGAGCCGTATGAGGAGCACGGCCACTACATCAACATGACGAACCCGGCCTACACGGAGGTCGCTTGCGGCTTCTACACGACGCCCGACGGCTCCGTCTGGGCGGTCCAGGACTTCAGGTAG
- a CDS encoding diacylglycerol kinase family lipid kinase, translating into MKALVIFNPAAGDKERQLLSDALIRHFTAGRIEYEVYETRKGDQLSEIVRRRLKEGFDLVIAAGGDGTVSAVSDSLAGSSIPLGIVPAGTANLLANELDIPDEIDAAVALIAGAHRTRKIDTMRIGERVYLLNASVGISASVIGDTTRKSKSRFGRLAYLGTALLKVFSSRPRYLVVEVDGNAHPYRAVEVTIMNCGLLGKKLYPKGPELLIDDGHLGVWILSMKTIWGYLRCLIGVAVGWTGNRETHFIRAEKTVSIRSNIPLQVQADGDMIGTTPIDATVLPGALTVLVPEKPVIA; encoded by the coding sequence ATGAAAGCTCTTGTCATATTCAACCCTGCGGCAGGGGATAAAGAGAGGCAGCTACTGAGTGATGCGCTGATCCGCCATTTCACGGCAGGCCGCATCGAATACGAGGTGTACGAAACGCGCAAGGGGGATCAGCTTTCGGAAATCGTGCGTCGGCGTCTGAAGGAGGGCTTCGATCTTGTCATCGCCGCGGGAGGGGACGGCACGGTCTCCGCCGTCAGCGACAGCCTTGCGGGGAGCTCGATCCCTCTCGGCATCGTCCCCGCGGGGACTGCAAATCTGCTCGCAAACGAGCTCGACATCCCCGACGAAATAGATGCTGCCGTTGCGCTCATCGCCGGCGCGCACCGCACGAGAAAGATCGACACCATGCGAATCGGCGAGCGTGTGTACCTCCTCAACGCCAGCGTCGGCATCAGTGCTTCGGTCATCGGCGACACGACACGCAAGAGCAAAAGCCGTTTCGGGCGCCTGGCCTATCTCGGGACCGCCCTTCTCAAGGTGTTTTCGTCCAGGCCCCGATATCTTGTGGTCGAGGTCGACGGCAATGCGCACCCATATCGCGCTGTCGAGGTGACGATCATGAACTGCGGATTGCTCGGCAAAAAGCTCTACCCCAAAGGGCCGGAGCTTCTGATCGATGACGGACATCTCGGCGTCTGGATATTGAGCATGAAGACGATTTGGGGTTATCTCCGTTGCCTCATCGGAGTCGCCGTGGGCTGGACCGGGAATCGCGAGACGCACTTCATCAGGGCTGAGAAGACCGTCAGCATCCGGAGTAATATCCCGCTGCAGGTCCAGGCAGACGGAGACATGATCGGGACGACGCCGATCGACGCGACAGTGCTGCCGGGCGCGCTCACCGTGCTGGTACCCGAGAAGCCTGTGATAGCGTAG
- a CDS encoding YchJ family protein produces MSANPCPCGSEKGFAQCCGPLLAGRREAKTAEELMRSRYTAFVKADVAYVEKTRHPRSSNDFDEEAVRAWAEGSVWKGLEIKKTDGGGADDDNGTVDFVASYEEDGELQKHEEHAVFLRLDGRWTFVDGDYVKPETFHREAPKVGRNDPCPCGSGKKHKKCCGA; encoded by the coding sequence ATGAGCGCAAACCCCTGCCCCTGTGGTTCCGAAAAGGGCTTCGCCCAGTGCTGCGGCCCGCTGCTCGCGGGAAGGCGCGAGGCGAAGACCGCCGAGGAGCTGATGCGCTCCCGCTACACGGCGTTCGTGAAGGCCGACGTCGCGTACGTCGAGAAGACGCGCCACCCGCGCAGCTCCAACGACTTCGACGAGGAGGCCGTCCGCGCGTGGGCGGAGGGCTCCGTGTGGAAGGGGCTCGAGATCAAGAAGACCGACGGCGGCGGGGCGGACGACGACAACGGCACGGTCGACTTCGTCGCGTCCTACGAGGAGGACGGCGAGCTGCAAAAGCACGAGGAGCACGCCGTGTTCCTTAGGCTCGACGGGCGCTGGACGTTCGTGGACGGCGACTACGTCAAGCCCGAGACGTTCCACCGCGAGGCGCCCAAGGTGGGCCGCAACGACCCTTGCCCGTGCGGATCCGGCAAGAAGCACAAGAAGTGCTGCGGGGCCTAG